One stretch of Glycine soja cultivar W05 chromosome 7, ASM419377v2, whole genome shotgun sequence DNA includes these proteins:
- the LOC114418774 gene encoding peptidyl-prolyl cis-trans isomerase FKBP62, with protein MDGLELLEKESWDLNTEEKLKAAGKKKEEGNVLFKAGKHARASKRYEKVVKYIEYDSLFGEEEKKQAKTLKVSCNLNNAACKLKLKDYKEAEKLCTKVLDIESTSVKALYRRAQAYMQLTDLDLTELDINKTLEIDPNNRGEAVICFQEA; from the exons ATGGATGGGCTGGAATTGCTG GAGAAGGAGTCCTGGGATTTGAACACTGAAGAGAAACTTAAAGCTGCTggtaagaagaaagaagaaggaaatgTGTTGTTTAAAGCTGGTAAGCATGCAAGAGCTTCCAAAAGATATGAAAAG GTTGTGAAGTACATAGAATATGATTCCTTATTCGGTGAGGAGGAGAAAAAGCAGGCCAAGACCTTGAAGGTTTCCTGCAATCTTAACAATGCTGCTTGCAAGTTGAAGTTAAAAGACTACAAGGAAGCAGAAAAATTGTGTACCAAG GTGTTAGACATCGAGAGTACAAGTGTTAAAGCCCTCTATAGAAGGGCCCAAGCATATATGCAGTTAACTGACTTGGATTTGACTGAACTTGACATTAATAAAACTCTTGAAATTGACCCTAACAACAG aggagaagctgttatttgttttcaagaagcataa